The following coding sequences are from one Osmia bicornis bicornis chromosome 2, iOsmBic2.1, whole genome shotgun sequence window:
- the LOC114875841 gene encoding receptor-binding cancer antigen expressed on SiSo cells-like isoform X1 — translation MAVEFLVNRLKALIVILLGIFKRAMCCLRRRRRSSCDSIPLSVVGVVPNTSNNPTESEQWDQWEENPIVVIPNKPVNAIQAKIDQYRQQASKPTEVTEEQQQNFFEDMTPKITAQTKILVKDKASENASWNSSRLAVANNPLPSKELEEWEDNAVGWEEETVKEFGDPTKALREQKRREREQRLFEQQQKRTERNSRPQPLGAKLNSR, via the exons ATGGCTGTAGAATTTTTAGTAAATCGATTAAAAGCCCTTATCGTGATTCTCTTGGGAATATTTAAACGGGCAATGTGTTGTCTTCGACGTCGACGAAGATCGTCCTGTGATTCAATTCCTTTATCTGTTGTCGGCGTAGTGCCGAATACTTCAAATAACCCAACA GAATCAGAGCAGTGGGATCAATGGGAGGAAAATCCTATTGTAGTCATACCAAATAAGCCAGTTAATGCGATACAAGCTAAGATCGACCAGTACCGACAGCAAGCATCTAAACCAACAGAAGTAACCGAAGAGCAGCAACAAAATTTCTTTGAa GACATGACACCAAAGATTACTGCACAGACAAAGATTCTAGTTAAGGATAAAGCATCAGAAAATGCATCGTGGAATTCCTCAAGATTAGCAGTTGCTAATAATCCTCTGCCATCT AAGGAACTAGAAGAATGGGAAGATAATGCTGTTGGTTGGGAAGAAGAAACGGTTAAAGAATTTGGAGACCCTACAAAAGCTTTAAGAGAACAGAagcgaagagaaagagaacaaCGGCTGTTTGAACAACAACAGAAAAGAACTGAACGCAATTCGAGACCACAACCATTAGGAGCGAAACTAAATTCTCGATGA
- the LOC114875841 gene encoding receptor-binding cancer antigen expressed on SiSo cells-like isoform X2, whose product MAVEFLVNRLKALIVILLGIFKRAMCCLRRRRRSSCDSIPLSVVGVVPNTSNNPTESEQWDQWEENPIVVIPNKPVNAIQAKIDQYRQQASKPTEVTEEQQQNFFEDMTPKITAQTKILVKDKASENASWNSSRLAVANNPLPSELEEWEDNAVGWEEETVKEFGDPTKALREQKRREREQRLFEQQQKRTERNSRPQPLGAKLNSR is encoded by the exons ATGGCTGTAGAATTTTTAGTAAATCGATTAAAAGCCCTTATCGTGATTCTCTTGGGAATATTTAAACGGGCAATGTGTTGTCTTCGACGTCGACGAAGATCGTCCTGTGATTCAATTCCTTTATCTGTTGTCGGCGTAGTGCCGAATACTTCAAATAACCCAACA GAATCAGAGCAGTGGGATCAATGGGAGGAAAATCCTATTGTAGTCATACCAAATAAGCCAGTTAATGCGATACAAGCTAAGATCGACCAGTACCGACAGCAAGCATCTAAACCAACAGAAGTAACCGAAGAGCAGCAACAAAATTTCTTTGAa GACATGACACCAAAGATTACTGCACAGACAAAGATTCTAGTTAAGGATAAAGCATCAGAAAATGCATCGTGGAATTCCTCAAGATTAGCAGTTGCTAATAATCCTCTGCCATCT GAACTAGAAGAATGGGAAGATAATGCTGTTGGTTGGGAAGAAGAAACGGTTAAAGAATTTGGAGACCCTACAAAAGCTTTAAGAGAACAGAagcgaagagaaagagaacaaCGGCTGTTTGAACAACAACAGAAAAGAACTGAACGCAATTCGAGACCACAACCATTAGGAGCGAAACTAAATTCTCGATGA
- the LOC114875843 gene encoding antileukoproteinase translates to MEMHKRGTIFALTVCLLIAAAVAQLSFKGGHCPLKDSVSKCFPRCVSDFQCSFNEKCCPNKCGTESCVQASLISTGSGYKGSQNDGVYCAGVKCGPYQKCQFDRKTKREKCVRT, encoded by the exons ATGGAAATGCATA AGAGAGGGACCATTTTTGCACTGACGGTGTGTTTGTTGATTGCCGCAGCAGTCGCGCAGCTGTCTT TCAAAGGTGGTCATTGCCCATTGAAGGACAGCGTGTCGAAATGTTTTCCTAGATGCGTTTCGGATTTTCAATGCTCctttaatgaaaaatgttgCCCAAATAAATGCGGCACTGAATCGTGCGTACAGGCTAGTCTGATAAGTACTGGTAGTGGATACAAAGGATCACAAAATG ATGGCGTTTATTGCGCAGGCGTGAAATGTGGTCCATATCAAAAATGTCAATTCGACCGTAAAACTAAACGCGAAAAATGCGTTCGTACATAA